From Buchnera aphidicola (Cinara tujafilina):
CCTAATATTTTATATATTATCTTAATATATAAATATTATCTTAAAATATATAATATATAACTGATATTATATAAAAGTATAAAATTTTAAGTTGTTTTTATGTTTTTTTAAATATTTTAATATTTTTTTTAAAAAAATTTTTATAATAAAATATTTATTTTTTTATATATTTTTTATTTATATATAACAAGATATTTACATTAATAAATAATATTATATTGAATATAAATTCTTTGCTACTTTAATAGTTTCCTAAGTTAGGAAGTTAATAAAAATTTTTTTATATATATAATCTTTTAGTATTAAAAACATTAAAATAATTAATTTAATAAATAAATAAATTTATTAATAAAATGTTTAAATGTTATGGTACATATACAATATAATATTTAAATAATACACATATTCGGTAAATTTTTTGGTTTTCCATTTAAATCTAAAGCTACATAGATAAATATTGATTTTGCTACACAAAAATATGCTCCAAAATTTTTTTTAGAAACCTTCTTAGTCCACATTTCAATTTGAATAGTCATTGATGAATTACCAATTTTTATGCATTTTGCATAACAAAAAACTAAATCGCCTGAAGAGATAGGTTGTAAAAATGTTATATAATTTACATGTACAGTAGAAACTTTATTTCCAGAAATTTCTTTAGCTAAAATAGCACCGCCAATATCCATTTGAGACATAATCCATCCTCCAAATATATTTCCATTCACATTTTTTTTTGAAGGCATTACTAATGTCTTTAACATTAAATTTTTTTGAGATATAATATTATTATTTTTTTTCACATGTTATTCACTATAGTATAGTATTAATTTTTTATTAATAAATATGGATTTTTTTATAAATGTTTTATATGTCACTATTTCTTATTTAGATATATTATTTTATTAATTTTTAATAACCGAGTTAAATAACTTTTAAATCATTAGATTTAAAAGATACTGCTATCTTAGTGATTAATTATATTTGAGCTATATAACGTTTTTTAGTTTTATTAAAGCATTAAATCGAAATAGATAAATAATAATATATGCATACCCAAAATTTAGAAAAAAATTTATTATAAATACATTGATATTAACAGGAAAAATATACAATGTTATAAAAAAGGTAAGTATTATCCATTTTAAAAAGTTCCAAATTAAAATGGGTACGATCATAATATATATATTCTCCCATGAAATTAAAATACTATTTCTTAATGAAGATAATATATTCCTATTTTCTATTATTAGAAGCACAGGTGATAATGGAAGCAGAATATTTAATAGAATCCCGGGTGCTGTAAAAAAAATAAATCCTATTTCTATTATAAAAAAATTTAAAAATATTAATGGTAATAATCGCGGGATATAACTAATTGATTGTATTATTATTTGGTATATTCCTTCTTGTTTTTTAGAAACAATAGATTGTATTAAAAGTATTATAGATCCA
This genomic window contains:
- the yciA gene encoding Putative acyl-CoA thioester hydrolase produces the protein MKKNNNIISQKNLMLKTLVMPSKKNVNGNIFGGWIMSQMDIGGAILAKEISGNKVSTVHVNYITFLQPISSGDLVFCYAKCIKIGNSSMTIQIEMWTKKVSKKNFGAYFCVAKSIFIYVALDLNGKPKNLPNMCII
- the ycic gene encoding hypothetical protein → MFAMIYTISSDSYRFFKKQIVNIIILSILCSLLTIIIQYIIGPHINELSMLYETLCLKQNSLFQIIKNITPEQKKIILHVFCVKTLSLLLNNTILYGSIILLIQSIVSKKQEGIYQIIIQSISYIPRLLPLIFLNFFIIEIGFIFFTAPGILLNILLPLSPVLLIIENRNILSSLRNSILISWENIYIMIVPILIWNFLKWIILTFFITLYIFPVNINVFIINFFLNFGYAYIIIYLFRFNALIKLKNVI